Genomic DNA from Pirellulales bacterium:
CGGCCTTCGGCCACCTTCTCCCCCTGCTGCGCTTCGCTGCGCGGGGGCGAAGGCTGAGCTTGACTCGCGCGTTGCTCGGCATGCCCACGGCTGCGCCGTGGAGCATGGCACACCGGCGCAAGGGAGGAAGGAGGAGCCGCAGAGGCGCGAAGACGCAGCGGGGGAACAGGGGAGTTGTTCTCACGCCAAGCTTGCCGCTGAACGATCAGGTATAGCGGACGCCTTGGTGTTCTGGCTCGAAGAAGGCGGGGAGCAAGGCGTCGACGCGCAAGAGACCGTCGCGGGTGAGGGTGATCTGATCGCCGTCGATCTGCGCCCAGCCGTCGGTCGCGTATTTTTGCCAGACGTCGCGCCAGTCGGACACGATCTCGGCGGAGTATTTTTGGCGGAAGTAGCCCGCGTCGAGTTGGCCTGTTTTGAGTTGCAAGACCATCTCGCGAATGAGCATTTGATGCGGGGTGGGGCGCAGGCCGCGGGCCAGCGGCAACTGGCCGGCGTCGAGGGCGGCGATGTACTGCGCCCAGTCGGGGTGGTTTTGGTAATGCACGCCGGAGGCATGGCCAAAGCTGGCGACGCCGGTGGCCAACAGGTCGGAGCCGCGCCAGAGATTGTCTCGATAGCTGAAGTTGACGCGATGCTTGTCGCGCACCAGGGTGTAAGCGCTGGAGACAGAGTAGCCGGCGGCGCCGAGCGCGTCGTAGGCCTCGCTCATCCAGCGGCGCTTGGTGGCCCAGTCGGCGATGGGGCTTTGGCCGCCGTGCAGGATGTCTTGCGAGATGACAGTGTTGAAGGGGAGTTCCATTTGATAGATGGTGACGCTGTCGGGGGCGAGCTCGACGGTGCGCTCCAGGCACATGCGCCAATTGGCGTCGGTCTCGCCGACCATGCCGGCGATGAGGTCGATGTTGGTGTTGACAAAGCCGATGTCGCGGATCCAGTCCCAGGCGCGGAAGATCTCGGCCGCTTGATGCGCGCGGCCGTTGGCTTCCAGCACGGCCTCGCCAAAGTTCTCTACGCCGAGGCTAATGCGGGTGATGCCCAGCTCTTTGAGCGTTTCCAGCTTGGGGCGCGAGAGGGTGCCGGGCTCGCACTCGAAGGTGACCTCTTCGGCCTGGTCCCAGTTGATGTTGGCGCGGAGGCGATCGACGAGGCTGGTGAGTTGTTTGCCGCTCAAGAACGACGGTGTGCCGCCGCCGAAATAGACGAAGCGGAAGGGGCGACCGCCCATAACCGGGAGTTGGCTGACGAGCTCGATTTCGCGCGAGAGAGCGGCGACATAGGTCTCGACGTCGCCGGCGGTCTTATCGGTGTAGACGCGAAAGTAGCAGAACTTGCAGCGCTTGCGACAAAAGGGGATATGCAGATAGAGACCGAGCGGAACAGCGGCCGGCGGCGACTGGAGCGCGGCGCGGACCTGCGGCAGCGCCTCGGGGCCCCACTGCGAGAAGGGAGGATAGTTGGCGATGAAGTAGCTGCCGACCTCGGTGTTTTTTTGCGTGTCTGTGGCCATGTCGGCATCCTCCCGCGGGTTGGCTAACGGCGTGTGTGTTGCTGGGCGCAAGACCTCGTCGAGTCGTGAATTCAGCAGTGGTTTGAATTTGGATTGGTTGGCGGGCCCTAGGCGGTTACTTCTGGCCGAAGCAGTAAACGAAGCCGTCTTCGCTGGCGATGACCAGCTTGCCGGCCGCCACCGCGGCGCCGCCGGAGAAGCCTCCGCCCGCTTCATACTCCCATTCTGGTTGGCCGCTGTCGACATTCAAACCGTAAATGCGCCCATCGGCCGAACCGACATAGGCGCGCTGGCCGACGATGACGGGCGAGGCGTCGACGCGTCCCTTGGTGACGAATCGCCAGCGCTCTTCGCCGCTGGCGCGATCGAGGGCGTGGACGACTTTGTCTCGTCCGCCGACGATCACCAGTTGCGGCGCGAGGGCCGCGGAGGAGCGAAACGGCATGCGTTTTTTGGGGTCGCGATATTTCCAGACGACTTGGGGATTTTGCCAGTTGATGCAGAGGACGGTTTCGCCCTCGGTGCCGAAGTAGACAAAGTCTCCACCGACGGCGGGCGCGGCGCCGGTGGGCGCCTCGATATCGACGCTGGCGACTTCCGTGCCGGTGGTGAGGTCGACGATGTGGAACTTGCTGTCGCAGCCAGCGACGAAGGAGCGATCGCCGACGACGGTGGGAAAGCAGCGGATTTGATCGTCGATGGCGAAGCGCCAGACCTCTTTGCCCGATTCGGCGTCGAGGCAGTAGAGATGCGAATCTTGCGAACCGAAGAGGACGTTGGCGCCGTGGAAGTTGGCTCCGGAGTTGATCTCGGCCTGCGAGGCAAAGCCCCAGAGCAGATCGCCGGTGGCGGCGCTGACGCAGTGGAACTTGCCCTCGGCGTCGCCGATGTAGAGTTTGCTGTTTTTGAGCGCGGGGGAGGCGTAGAAGCCAAGCTCGCTATGGTACTTCCACTTTTCGGCGCCATCGGCGAGGTTGAGCGCGTAGAGATAGCCGTTGAGGCAACCGATGTAGACCGTGCCATCGACGATGATGGGGCTGGTTTCGAAGGCGCCATCGGGCGCGGTGAACTTCCACAGCAGATCGGGCTTGTCGGGCAGTTGGCTGACGGCAACACCGGTGGCCAGTGGTGAACCGCGCCCCATGGGCCAGGCCTCGGCGCTGGGCCAGAGTGCGGGATCGGTGACGATTTCTTCTGGTGGCGCGGCCGGCGGGTCGTGCGGAATGTCGGTGGCAGCGGTGGCGACCTCGCCAGTCGCCGTTTCGGCAGATGGCTCGCTAGTTGTGGGTTCGTGGACGGTCGTCGCCGGCGCAGAAGGTTCGCTAGATTGGTTGGCGGCTGGCGGCGATTGGCCGCAGCCGGAGAGAATGACCAGTGCCGCTAATAGCGGCGCCACGATGCAGCCAGCGCGACGCGCGATCATAGGGCCCCCCGGTAAAGCTCGCGTAGTTCGGCGATGCCGACTGCGCGGGGATTGAAGCCGGCTGTCCACTGCCTGGCGGCGGCGGCGGCCAGGTCGTCGAGGCGCGATTCGTCGATGCCGAGCGCGCCTAAGCGCGTGGGGAGCGCGGCGGAGTCGACCAGGCTCATCAGGAAATCGGCGAGCCCGTCGGCGCCATGCTCGACGCGCGGTGCGCCGTTCTGACCGCTACTGGCGGCGAGCAGTTCTTGATACCACGTTTGGCAAGCGACGCCGTTAAATCGCACCACATGCGGCAACATGAGCGACACCGCCTGACCATGCGCGACGCCGAACTGCGCCGTGAGCGGATTGGCCAGCGCGTGCGCGGCGCCGAGCATGGAGTGCTCGATGGAGAGGCCGGCCAGCGAGGCGCCAAGCTGCATGCCGGCGCGGGCTTCGAGATCGGTGGGATCGCGCAGCACGCGGGAGAAGCTGTCTTCCAGGTGGCGCCAAGCCTCGCGGGCAAAGCAGAGCGAAAGAGGATTGCGCCGCGTGGCGACGTAGCTTTCGACCGCATGGGCGATGGCGTCCAGGCCAGTGAGCGCGGTGACGCGCGGCGGCTGCGTGAGGGTGAGCTTGGGATCGAGAATGGCCACCCGGCAGGCGGCGCGCTTGTCGCCGCAGGCCATCTTGGTGTGGGTGTCGGCGTCGGAGATGAGGGCGAACGACTGCGTTTCGCTGCCGGTGCCAGCGGTGGTGGGGACGGCGATCATCGGGAGCATGGGGCCGGTGGCCTTGCCGACTCCCCAATAGTCCTGCATGCGGCCGCCGCAGGAATAGAGAAAGTTGATTCCCTTGGCGCAGTCCATCGAGCTGCCGCCGCCCAGCCCAACCAGCAGCGTGGGCTGGAACTGCCGGGCGAGTTGGGCGCCGGTTTCGACATCGAGGGTGGAGGGGTTTTCGTGGACTTGGGCAAAGACCTCGGCGGCGATGCCGGCCGCGGCGAGGGCCGCGAGCGAGTGATTGGCATGCCCCGCGGCGACGAGCCCGGCATCGGTGACGACCAAGGCGCGGCCGCCGCCAAGCTGTTGCGCCAGTTGCCCCAGTTCGTCGACCTTGTCTGGCCCGAAGACGATGCGCGTCGTCGGTTGAAAGTCGAAGGGGGTGAAAGTCATGCTGCGAGCCGGTGGGGTGGACGCGCGCGACTAGCTTGCCAGCGTGGCGAGCCGGTCGGCGGGGACTTGGAAGGCGCGGGCGCGGAACAGGAACTCGACGATGTTTCCTTCGTGGGGCTGGAGCCAGTCGAGTTTGATGGTGGGAATGGCCCCGATATTGAGGCGGTCGATGTGGGTGGCGTCTGTCAGGGCGCGTTGCAACTTGGGATCGTCGGTGATGCCGGTGCAGACCAGCGTGGGACCGATGGATTGGAGCATTTTGTCTTGTGGGCACTCGACCACGCTGACAAACGGGAACATATATTCGGCCTTGGCGAGCGCCGGCTCTGGCGACGCGCAATGCACAACTGTGGGACGCAGGTAGGCGGCGCGCTCCAGTTCGACCAGGCGCGGGCCGTACTTTTCGGTCATGTGGGTGACGCCTGATTCTTTGAAGCCGGCTTCGATCGACTTCCAAATAGCGGCGGCCGAGCCAGGGATGGTGAAGGCGGCCAAGGCGGCCTGGGGATCGTCGGGCGGTTTGACCTCGACGGGGCCGATCTTTTCGGCCAGCGCTTGGGCGATTTCCTTGGTGTGGCGCGAGGCCCAGACGGCGGAGCAGTTAATGCAGCCACGGCCGCTGTTGAGATAGACGCTGTCGGCCATCAAGTCGATGTATTCTTCCCAGCGGTCGACCACGTCGTCGCCGAGGAGAATCTTGCTGAAGCCGGGGCCATGCACCTGCACGCGGGGGTTGCCTTTGTAGCGTTCGACGGTGGGGGCGCCGCCGAAGATCATGCAGCGCTCAGCGGACGACAGGACCGCCGCGCCGACATCGGCGCCGCCGGGATAGATTGAGATGGCCTCACGCGGGATGCCCGCCTCGGTGAAGGCGGCGGTCATGCGGTACGGAGTCCACGGTTCTTGCGGGCCGGGCTTGAGCACCAGGCCGATTTGCATGGGAATGACGGGCAGCCAAAGGGTATGCACGCCAGGGGAGTTGGAGGGGAGCACCAGACCCAGCACCGGCGACTGCGCTTGGTAGCTGACGACGACGCCGCGCTGTTCGACACCGTAGCCGCTGGTGAGGATCGACAGGTCGAGGCCGCGGGTGAGGGCATCGAGCACTTGATCCATGTGGCTCAAGACGAAGTGGTTCTTGGTCATGTTCGCCTTGGCCATGTGCACCGGCAGGCCGGTGGTGGCCGATTGCATGCGGGCGAACTCGTCGGGCGACTGCATGCCCGTGCCGACGGGGAGCGTGCCACTTAGGTAGAGATCGGCGGCCTTGCGGATGCGGCCGATCAGTTCGTCGCAGGGGATGTCGCGGAGCACGTCGCGGGCGCGCTGCGCTTGGCGCATGTCGCGCTGCACCAGCCCGGCGTTGGCCTGATGCACCTTGGCCAGCGGCTCGCCAGTGAGGAAGTGCAGGACATCCTCTTTTTCGAGCGACTCGTAGGGTTTGCCCCAGCGGAGAACAGGAATTTCGAGCACGCTAGATCATCTCCGGTTGCGAGGAATTCCGCAGGCAGCGCCGACAGCAAGACGTTCAATATACGCCGACGGTTGTGGCTTCGGCCAGTTCGTGAAACGGACGCACGCCGCTGATGCCGTCCCAAGGATATTTGGCGTACGGCTGCTCTCGTTCTCCCTCGTCGCGCTCCAAAAAACCGGGGACGAAGAATTCTTTGGTGAGCGTGGTGAGTTTGACGCGGCCCGTCTGGCCATAACCGACCGACTGGTGGTAGTTGTCGAACTCGACCACCTCGATCACGGCGCGTGGTTGCGGAGCGTAGTAGGTGATCTTGTAGCCATCTTCGGCGCGGACGGGGCGCGAGCAAGCCAGACCCATCAGGGTGTTGCCATAGGTGGGAGTCATATAGACGCCGTCGAGCAGTTCCTCGCAGGCAAAGCGGGTCCACTGTGGCGTAAACTCGGTGCCGCCGGAAAAGATGCCGGTGATGCCGCTCTCTTTGATCGACGAGCCACGGGCCTCGAGCGCGGTGGCGAGCGATTCGAGCAGCTTGGGAGTGGTGAACATGCAGCGGATGTCGTGGCCCGCGCCGAGCACGCTAATGGCCTGATCGATCACGTGTTGCTTATAGGCTTCGAGGTGCTCCATCCAACCTTTTTTGATGAGCTTGATGACCCAGCGCGGATCGAGATCGACGCAAAAGCAGATGCCGCCGCGATGCTGCGCCAAGTGTTCGACCGCCAAGCGCAGACGGCGCGGACCGGAGGGGCCAAGCATCAGCCAATTGGCGCCGCGCGGAAAATATTGCTCGGGGAGCGTGTCGCTGAACAACTCGTAGTCGGTGCGGAAATCGTCGATGCTGATACGGCTTTTGGGGATGCCGGTGGTGCCGCCGGTTTCAAAGACATAGACCGGTTTTTTGGCGAGTCCCTGAGGAACCCAGCGACGGACTGGCCCGCCGCGGAGCCACTCGTCTTGAAACTCGGGGAATTTTTTCAGGTCGTCGTAAGTTTTGACTTCTTTCAGAGGATCGAACTTTAGCTCCTTGGACTTTTCCAACCAGAAGGGGCAGCCGCTCGACGGATGAAAGTGCCACTGCACGGTTTCGTAGGCGTGGGCGTCGAGCTTTTGGCGAGCGGCGCGGATGTCTTCTGGCGTGGCGGCAGCGGTGGCGTCGGTGGGGCTCATGCGGGTATTTCCCAGTCGAGTACAAGTGCGGGCGGAGACGGCCGGGGCAATGCGAGGCGAGCGTGGCAGGGCAGGGCCGGCGGGCAAATCTGGGGGGCGATTTTCCAACAGCGAAAATACCGCATCTTGCGGCGCGCGACAACCGCCTGCGGCGCGGCGCGAAGCAGCGTAGAATGGGCCGCTACTGTCAATGCGGACGAGGAAAGCGAGCGGCCATGGCGACGGCATATCCGACCCAGCTTGAGCGTGCGGCGGGGGGCAAGCTTTTGATTCAGTGGAGCGACGGAGCGCGGCGCGAGTACACGGTGCGCGAGTTGCGCGAGGCGTGTCCTTGCGCGACGTGCCGCGAGAAGCGGGACGCGCCCCCTCAGCCGGCGGGGCTGTTGCCGGTGCTTTCGGCCGCCGAGGCGCGACCGCTGGAGCTATTGGGGATGAAGCCGGTGGGCAACTATGCCTACGCGATCGAGTTCAGCGACGGGCACGACACGGGGATCTACACGTTTGAACTGTTGGGGCGGCTAGGGGCCGCTGCCTAGTCGCCGGCCAGCGCATGGCGGCCGCCGCGCGACGCCCGCGACTTCCTTATATAGATGTCACTTCCTGGGATGAGCCGCATGCGATACGGGTTGATTGTGTTGATGCTTGGCATTGCCTTCGCGCCGTGCTGTGCCGCGGCCGATGACCCGCCCGACACGCAGCGCGACGCGCCGGCGCTATCGAAGGCGGAGGAGGTTGCTCGGGCGGTGCGCGTGCCGGTGGGTTTTCGGGTGAGCGTGTTCGCCAGCGAGCCGCTGGTACGACAACCGATTGCCATGACGACCGACGCGCGGGGGCGATTATGGGTAGCTGAGAATTACACCTACGCGGTGGCGCCGACGCCGGAACTGGAGGCGGTGCGCGACCGGATCATTTGCTTGGCCGACACCGACCACGACGGACGGGCCGACGAGCGCACGGTGTTTTGGGACGACGCGAGGGAACTGACGAGCATTGAGATTGGCGCGGGGGGATTGTGGGCGCTTTGTCCGCCGCGACTGTTGTTCTTGCCCGATCGCGACGGCGACGACCGGATTGATGGTCCGCCGCAGACGGTGCTGGAGGGCTTTGATCTGACGCCGGCCAACCGGCACAACTTTGCCAACGGCCTGAAGTGGGGCCCCGATGGCTGGTTGTATGGGCGCAACGGCATTACGCATGTGGGACACGTTGGCGCGCCGGGGGCGGAGGCAGGCGAGCGCGTCGAGATTGGGCCGGGCATCTGGCGGTTTCATCCGCAGACGCGCCAGATTGAGATGGTCGCCAACGGCACGACCAACCCCTGGGGGCACGACTGGGATCGGCATGGCGAGTTGTTCTTCATCAACACGGTGATTGGCCACCTTTGGCACGCCGTGCCGGGGGCGCATTTTCGGCGGATGTTTGGCGCCGACTCAAACCCATACGTGTATCAATTGATTGAGCAGACGGCGGACCATTTTCATTGGGACACCGCCGAGAAGTGGAACGATATTCGGCACGGAGTGACCGGCAGCACCGACCAAGCGGGAGGCGGGCACGCGCATTCGGGGCTGTTGATCTATCAGGGAAATCAATGGCCGGCGCCGCACCGCGGGGCGGTGCTGACGATCAACCTGCACGGACGGCGATTGAATGTCGATCATCTGGAGCGCGCGGGGGCGAGTTACGTGGCTCATCATGGCCAAGATCAATTCTTTTGGTCCGATCCTTGGTTTCGTGGGATCGAACTGTTGGCGGGCCCCGACGGCGGAGTATATGTGGCGGATTGGACCGACGTGGGAGAGTGTCATGAGTTAGATGGCGTCCACCGTAGCTCGGGCAGGATTTTCAAGATTGACTACGGGACGCACGAGCGAGCGGCAGCGGCCGATTTGGCGCGGCTGGACAATCTGGCGCTGGTCGAACTATTGAAGCATGAGAATGTGTGGTTCGCACGACAGGCGCAGCGACTGTTGACCGAACGGGCGGCGGCGGGGGGAGATTTTCAAAAGACCGTGCAGGCGCTGCGGCGATTGTTCGATGAACAGCAGGACGTGGCGCTGCAGTTACGCGCGATGTGGACGCTGTACACCTGCGGAGCGGCGCCCGAGGGCTGGCTGATGGAGCAGTTGGCGCACGTCGATGAGCATGTGCGGACGTGGGGCGTGCGACTGCTGGTCGATCGCGGTGCGGCGTCTGATGGGGCTATCGAGCGATTGGCCCAACTGGCGAAAGAGGAGCAGTCTGGGCTGGTGTTGTTGTATCTGGCGTCGGCATTGCAAAAACTGCCGGCGGAGCAGCGACTGGCGATCGCAGGCAGTTTGGCCGCACATGAGGAGTTGGCGGACGATCGGGAGTTTCCGCTATTGCTCTGGTATGGCTGCGAAGCGGCGACACCGTTGTTTCCGGCGCAGGCGGTGAAGCTGGCCGTGGGCGCCGAGATACCGCTTTTGCGCCGATTCATCGCGCGGCGATTGACGCAGGAGGCCGATCGCGCGCCGACGGGGTTGGCCGCGCTATTAGAAGCGGCGCGCGCAAGTAACGACGCCGCGGTGCGGCGCGACCTGGTGGCTGGCATGGCCGAAGGGTTGCGCGGGCGCCGGCGTGCGCCACAGCCGGAGAACTGGCAGGCGGTGGCGAGCGCCTTGGAAGCTGACGGCGACGCGGAACTGCGACAACGGCTACGCGAGATGGCGGTGGTGTTTGGCGATGGCGTCGCGCTGGACGAACTAAAGAAGTTAGCGGCCAGTGCTGAGGCCGATCTGGACACGCGGCGCTCGGCCGTGGAGGCATTGGCCGAAGCGCGGGCGGAAGGTTGCGAGGCGATCTTTGAGGCGCTGTTGGGCGACGGCGACCTGGCGGCCAGCGCGGTGCGCGGGCTGGCATCGTTCGACAACCCGGCCGCGGCGGAGTTGATCGTGCGGCGCTTTCCTGGCTTGATACCTACGGCGCAAGACGCCGCGCTGGAAACACTGATCGCGCGACCGACATCGGCCTTGGCGCTATTGCGGGCGATCGAGGGCGGCGCCATCTCGCGCGACTTTGTTTCGATTTTTCAGGTGCGGCAGATGCAGGCGTTCGAGCAGCCGGAGATTCAAGACAAGCTGCGGGCGGTCTGGCCAGAATTGCGGCCGATATCGGCCGACAAGCAGGCGCGAATCGCCGAGGTGCGCGGACGGCTTACGCCCGAGTCGCTGGGGCAGGCCAAGGCCGGTCGCGGGCGAAGGCTGTGGGACAAATCGTGCGCCAAATGTCACACGCTATTTGGCGAAGGAGGCAAGATCGGACCTGACCTGACGGGGGCTCAGCGTTCGAACCTGGCGTACTTGTTGGAGAACGTGATCGACCCCAGCGCCACGTTGGCGCCGGGCTTTCGCATGTCGACCCTGGCGCTGACCGACGGGCGAGTGATCCAAGGGGTGATCTTGAGCAAGACCGAGGCGACTTGGGAGGTGCAGACGCCGACCGACAAGCTATCGATCGACGTGAACGACATTGACGAAACAGCCGACTCGACGCAGTCGCTGATGCCCGAGGGGCTAGTGGACTTGCTCGCGCCGGAGGAGATTCGCGATTTGGTGGCGTATTTGATGTCGCAGAGCCAGGTGATGGCGGCAGAGTAGCGCCTGGATTGTCTGTCCGTCCCTCCGAAGAAAGCACTCCGATGCAGCAAATGACTGTGGCCGCCGTAGTGGCGCTTTTGACATCGTTGTTCGCATCGCTCTGCAGCGCGGCGGGGGAACCGAAACCTCGCGCGGTGGAGCGGGCCGCAGTGACGCGGATGCTGCCGGAGCTGCATCTGTTGGCGCCGATTTGGGACTCGACCGTGGTCTACGGCGAGAGCGTTTTGCCGATGCAGCTTACGGCCGATGGTGAGATTTCGGGGCGGCTGGGCTGGGCGGCGAGCGAGCTATTGGAGGTGCGGTCTGCGGATGGCCAGCGCAAGTTGGAGATTGGCCGCGATGCGCGGTTGTCGGCGGACGGCGGCGAGGTGATTTTTACATCGGAGAGCGCGCCGCAGTTTGTGAAGGGGAGCGACCTTTTTCCCTCGGCGGCTAGCGGCGACGGTTATGCGCATCGCGTGGGGCATCCTGAGCAAAATATGTTGTATGGGCCGGGGTCTTGGTTCCACGATCGCCAATTCGAGGTGACGTACCGGCGACGGTCGGCGCCGTGGCCCAGCGCCGTGCCGAGCTTGCAGGAAGCGGCGCTTGCGAAAACGCTGGCGCGATTGCGGGCCAAACAGCCGCTGACGATTGGTGTCTCTGGCGACAGTATCAGCGCGGGGTACAACGCCTCGGGCGTGGTGGCGGCGGCGCCTGGGCAGGCGGCCTATCCCGATCTGGTCGCCGCGCAGCTTGAAGCGACCTATGGCGGCGAGGTGAAGCTGGTCAATCGAGCGATCGCCGGGTGGAGCATCGCCAACGGGATTGACGACCTGCCACAACTCTTGGCCGATAAGCCACAACTGATCATTGTGGCTTATGGCATGAACGACGTGGGGCGCCGCGACCCGGCCTGGTTCAAGGAGCGGACGCATGCCCTGGTCGAGCAAGTACGGCAGGCCGACCCGGAAATTGAACTGATCTTGGTGGCGCCGATGATCGGCCATGGCGAATGGATTCACACGCCGCGGGAGATGTTTCCCTTGTATCGCGACGCGCTGGCCGCGCTCACCGGCAACGGCGTGGCGCTGGCCGACGTGACCGCCATTTGGGAAGCACTGTTGCGGCATAAGCACGATCTGGACCTGACGGGCAACGGGCTGAACCACCCGAACGATTTTGGGCACCGACTGTATGCGCAGACGATCTTGGCGCTGCTGGCGCCGAGAGGGGGGTAGTGGGGGGGAGGTGAGGAAGCCCGCGCTCAGCGAAGCTCATCGTCCGAAAGTGGCGGCTGGCCTGGGCCGCGGACACGTAGGATGTGGACGTTCTCACCATCGATATGGCAAATCGCTCGGTAGACTCTGCCATGCCTGGTTTTGAACAGAATCTGTCGAACTTCCAAGTCGAGATCACTGTTCTCCGGCGCGACTGGGAGCGACCCGGCCACGTCGGATAGTCGCGCAACCATTTGATCGTACGCTGCGAGCCATGCGGCGGCGCCCTGCGGCGACCGTTCAAACAGCCACGCGAAGATGCGCCGTTTGTCCCATTGAGCCTTGGTCAGTTCGAAAACTCGAAACTTCATTGATCGGCAATGCCGAAGTCCCGTCGAAGCTGTCGCGAATTTTCACCAGCGGGGGCGCCAAGTTCGCCGCGTCTCAGATCGGCGATGGCGGCGGCGATCGCGGCGACATTTGCCGCACGTTCCGCGAGGGGTGGGTTCTCAAGGCGCCAAAGGTCGAACAACTCGTCAAGAGTTGAGTCGGCATTGCCGCTGCTCAGATGGCTATGCACAAACTGCGTGAATTGCTGGAGGTCGCGTTCCGTCGTCGTCATCTACTTGCACCGTCGTTGAGTCCGGAGGCAATGGCACGTTGGCCGTTTGTCCATTATACCACGGCGAGTGCGTGTCGACGTCGGCAGAGAAGAACCCAGTCTGTGCGGAGCATATGGTTCACCGGCACGATCTGGACCTGACGGGCAACGGGCTGAACCACCCGAACGATTTTGGGCACCGACTGTATGCGCAGACGATCTTGGCGCTGCTGGTGCCGAGAGGGGACTGATGGGGGCGACTCACAGTCGCGGATCGACGGGCTCGCTTTCCAAGGCAAGCACGCCGAAAACGCACTCGTGGACCCGGCGAAGCGGCTCTTGGCGAACGAATCGCTCCAATGCCTCGACACCTAGAGCAAACTCGCGCAGCGCGAGCGATCGCTTGGGGCCAAGTCCGCGATTACGCAAACGGTGAAGATTGTGCTCCTGGTCATAGTCCGCGCCGTAGATAATGCGCAGATACTCGCGCCCGCGACATTTGAGGGCTGGTTGAACCAGTCCTTTGCGTCCTTTGAAGATAAAGTCGTGTGGCTTGACGACCATTCCTTCGCCTCCCCGTTCGGTCAAATCAGTCCACCACTTAATGGCGCGAACCTGGCTATCGGCGTCGGTCACGTCGATGACCTCAAATGGCGTGGCCAACAGCAGGTCAGTGTCTTCACGGCAGATTCGGGCCAGCGTTTCCATGTGCCAAACGTGGCTCTTGTCGGTATGCACGCGACCTTCGGTTGCCAACAGGTGAAACGGGGCCAGCTTGAGATCGTCAAGCGTTTCCACGTGCCAGCAGTATTGCCGATAGGCCGCAACAAATTTTCCGATGTTCTCGGCGCGCGCTTGAAATGCCGCGGCGACTGCTTGCGATTTTGCTTTTTCTTCGTCGTTTAGACGGACAATTGTCTGCTCCAGCTTTGCCACCGCCTGCGGCAATGAGGCTCGTCCAGCGGCCCCGGTCGCGGCGTATTGCGACCGCAATAGTTCCTGGGCCTTGGCCGACCACGGCATTAGCTCACAATCTAGGCAAATCCAGGATGTTTGAAATTCATTCCAAAATCCGGCGGCGCTGAGCGCCGATTGGACGCGAGTCAGAAATTGGCGCTCCATTTCGGCGTCGTTGAAGAACCGACGCCCTGTCCTGGTGTAGACAATGCCGATTTCATCTTCCATGACCCCAAACCGCAGTTGCGCCACCCGCTCGTCTTGGCAAACAATCACAACCGCCCGCGAGCCCATGTGCTTTTGCTGACAAACAACTTGTGGGCAGCCTTGATTGCGGAAGTACGAAAACGCGTCGGCGGGATGTTCGAGCAAGCCAGGTTCGAGCGAGGTTTCCGATGGCGACATCGTCGGCGGCAAGTAGATGAGCCATTTGGGATTGGCCGCGAACCGGCTCATCACTTCGAGCGCCGCGGTCGCATTCTCTTCGCGCACCGTCACATTGCCGCGCAATCGGGTCGAGACGAGTCGCTTACCAAGCACATCCTCGGCGTCGAGCAGGTCATCATGCTGTTGCTGGGCGGACAGCGCGGGCGCCAGTTGGTCGACGTCGAGGAATGGGCGGGTTGGCTGACAATAAGTGTGCCGGGCCGGGCAAGAAACAAGTTCCTTCTCTGGATAGCGCAGCGCCGTCAGCTTGCCGCCGAACACACAGCCCGTATCGATGTTGATTGTTCGATTGAACCACTCTGGTTCGGGCACCGGCGTGTGGCC
This window encodes:
- a CDS encoding PQQ-binding-like beta-propeller repeat protein yields the protein MGRGSPLATGVAVSQLPDKPDLLWKFTAPDGAFETSPIIVDGTVYIGCLNGYLYALNLADGAEKWKYHSELGFYASPALKNSKLYIGDAEGKFHCVSAATGDLLWGFASQAEINSGANFHGANVLFGSQDSHLYCLDAESGKEVWRFAIDDQIRCFPTVVGDRSFVAGCDSKFHIVDLTTGTEVASVDIEAPTGAAPAVGGDFVYFGTEGETVLCINWQNPQVVWKYRDPKKRMPFRSSAALAPQLVIVGGRDKVVHALDRASGEERWRFVTKGRVDASPVIVGQRAYVGSADGRIYGLNVDSGQPEWEYEAGGGFSGGAAVAAGKLVIASEDGFVYCFGQK
- a CDS encoding DUF971 domain-containing protein; its protein translation is MATAYPTQLERAAGGKLLIQWSDGARREYTVRELREACPCATCREKRDAPPQPAGLLPVLSAAEARPLELLGMKPVGNYAYAIEFSDGHDTGIYTFELLGRLGAAA
- a CDS encoding aldehyde dehydrogenase family protein; translated protein: MLEIPVLRWGKPYESLEKEDVLHFLTGEPLAKVHQANAGLVQRDMRQAQRARDVLRDIPCDELIGRIRKAADLYLSGTLPVGTGMQSPDEFARMQSATTGLPVHMAKANMTKNHFVLSHMDQVLDALTRGLDLSILTSGYGVEQRGVVVSYQAQSPVLGLVLPSNSPGVHTLWLPVIPMQIGLVLKPGPQEPWTPYRMTAAFTEAGIPREAISIYPGGADVGAAVLSSAERCMIFGGAPTVERYKGNPRVQVHGPGFSKILLGDDVVDRWEEYIDLMADSVYLNSGRGCINCSAVWASRHTKEIAQALAEKIGPVEVKPPDDPQAALAAFTIPGSAAAIWKSIEAGFKESGVTHMTEKYGPRLVELERAAYLRPTVVHCASPEPALAKAEYMFPFVSVVECPQDKMLQSIGPTLVCTGITDDPKLQRALTDATHIDRLNIGAIPTIKLDWLQPHEGNIVEFLFRARAFQVPADRLATLAS
- a CDS encoding iron-containing alcohol dehydrogenase, giving the protein MTFTPFDFQPTTRIVFGPDKVDELGQLAQQLGGGRALVVTDAGLVAAGHANHSLAALAAAGIAAEVFAQVHENPSTLDVETGAQLARQFQPTLLVGLGGGSSMDCAKGINFLYSCGGRMQDYWGVGKATGPMLPMIAVPTTAGTGSETQSFALISDADTHTKMACGDKRAACRVAILDPKLTLTQPPRVTALTGLDAIAHAVESYVATRRNPLSLCFAREAWRHLEDSFSRVLRDPTDLEARAGMQLGASLAGLSIEHSMLGAAHALANPLTAQFGVAHGQAVSLMLPHVVRFNGVACQTWYQELLAASSGQNGAPRVEHGADGLADFLMSLVDSAALPTRLGALGIDESRLDDLAAAAARQWTAGFNPRAVGIAELRELYRGAL
- a CDS encoding coproporphyrinogen III oxidase family protein, whose amino-acid sequence is MATDTQKNTEVGSYFIANYPPFSQWGPEALPQVRAALQSPPAAVPLGLYLHIPFCRKRCKFCYFRVYTDKTAGDVETYVAALSREIELVSQLPVMGGRPFRFVYFGGGTPSFLSGKQLTSLVDRLRANINWDQAEEVTFECEPGTLSRPKLETLKELGITRISLGVENFGEAVLEANGRAHQAAEIFRAWDWIRDIGFVNTNIDLIAGMVGETDANWRMCLERTVELAPDSVTIYQMELPFNTVISQDILHGGQSPIADWATKRRWMSEAYDALGAAGYSVSSAYTLVRDKHRVNFSYRDNLWRGSDLLATGVASFGHASGVHYQNHPDWAQYIAALDAGQLPLARGLRPTPHQMLIREMVLQLKTGQLDAGYFRQKYSAEIVSDWRDVWQKYATDGWAQIDGDQITLTRDGLLRVDALLPAFFEPEHQGVRYT